The Nitrospira tepida genome includes a window with the following:
- a CDS encoding arylsulfatase has product MGYLVIDVQAPFAADKLDRTVLPIPEPKPKPITELDARKVKAPPRFEVKAPAGAPNVLIVLIDDMGFGMSSAFGGPIHMPTVERLANNGLRYNHFHTTALCSPTRTALLSGRNHHMNNMGGITEIATAFPGNTGQRPNNVAPLAEMLRLNGYSTAFFGKNHETAAWEVSPSGPTDRWPTRSGFDKFYGFIGGETNQWSPLLYDGLTQVELPHDPNYHFMTDMTNQAIKWMGYQKSLTPDKPFFIYFAPGATHAPHHVPKEWIAKYKGRFDGGWDRFREETLARQIKLGVVPPGTTLAPKPDAIKDWGQLTADEKKLFTRQMEIFAGFGEYTDAEIGRLIQAVEATGQMNNTLIFYIVGDNGTSAEGGMNGLFNEMTYFNGVQETVESILQHYDELGGPMSYGHMAAGWAVAGDTPFTWTKQVASNFGGTRNGLVIHWPKGIKAKGEVRTQFHHVIDVAPTVLQAAGLPEPKVVNGTVQASIEGVSMAYTFDGAKAKSRHRVQYFEIGGNRAIYADGWFAATVHSVPWEPKPRATLLEDKWELYDTRNDFSLSNDLAARIPKKLKELQGLFLKEAVKYHVLPIDDRRVERLNPAIAGRPDLMGSRTSLTVYEGMTGMSENVFINTKNRSHTITAEVEISEGGANGVILAQAGRFGGWSLYLKDGKPVYTYNFLGLERFNIAAAQPLTPGKATIRYEFASDGPGMGKGGTGTILVNGQKAAEGRIEHTQCCGYSADEGADVGVDEGTPVTEDYKERDNQFTGKIHSITIEVKETKTADTNEMKQALHETARRKTLSD; this is encoded by the coding sequence ATGGGATATCTCGTCATCGACGTGCAGGCGCCGTTCGCTGCGGACAAGCTCGATCGTACGGTGTTGCCGATTCCGGAACCCAAACCGAAACCAATCACCGAACTCGATGCGCGCAAGGTGAAAGCTCCGCCGCGATTCGAGGTCAAGGCGCCGGCGGGAGCGCCGAACGTCCTCATCGTGCTGATCGACGATATGGGTTTCGGCATGTCCAGTGCCTTCGGCGGGCCCATCCATATGCCGACCGTCGAGCGTCTCGCCAATAACGGGCTGCGCTACAACCACTTCCACACCACCGCCCTCTGTTCGCCGACCAGGACCGCCCTGCTGAGCGGCCGCAACCACCACATGAACAATATGGGCGGGATCACGGAAATCGCGACCGCGTTTCCGGGCAACACGGGCCAGCGGCCAAATAATGTTGCGCCGCTCGCCGAGATGCTGCGGCTGAATGGCTACAGCACCGCCTTCTTCGGGAAGAACCACGAAACCGCGGCCTGGGAAGTCAGCCCCTCCGGTCCGACCGACCGCTGGCCGACCCGTTCGGGCTTCGACAAGTTCTACGGTTTCATCGGCGGGGAAACCAACCAGTGGTCGCCGCTGCTCTACGACGGGTTGACTCAGGTAGAGCTGCCGCACGATCCGAACTACCATTTCATGACCGACATGACCAACCAGGCGATCAAGTGGATGGGCTATCAGAAGTCGCTCACGCCGGATAAGCCGTTCTTTATCTACTTCGCGCCGGGCGCGACCCATGCGCCGCACCACGTGCCCAAGGAATGGATTGCCAAGTACAAGGGCAGGTTCGACGGCGGCTGGGACCGATTCCGCGAAGAGACCCTGGCCCGCCAGATCAAGCTGGGCGTAGTGCCTCCGGGGACGACGCTCGCGCCCAAACCGGACGCGATCAAGGACTGGGGCCAGCTCACGGCGGACGAGAAGAAGCTCTTTACCCGCCAGATGGAGATCTTCGCCGGCTTCGGCGAATACACCGACGCCGAGATCGGTCGATTGATCCAGGCCGTCGAAGCGACGGGTCAAATGAACAACACGCTGATCTTCTACATCGTGGGCGACAACGGCACGAGCGCCGAGGGGGGCATGAACGGCCTGTTTAACGAGATGACATACTTCAACGGCGTGCAGGAAACCGTCGAAAGCATTCTTCAGCATTATGACGAACTTGGCGGTCCGATGTCCTATGGCCACATGGCAGCCGGCTGGGCCGTGGCAGGCGATACACCGTTCACCTGGACCAAGCAAGTCGCGTCGAACTTCGGTGGCACCCGCAACGGATTGGTGATTCACTGGCCCAAGGGCATCAAGGCGAAGGGCGAGGTGCGAACGCAGTTCCATCATGTCATCGACGTGGCGCCGACGGTGTTGCAGGCCGCTGGCCTGCCGGAGCCGAAGGTAGTGAACGGCACCGTACAAGCCTCGATCGAAGGCGTGAGCATGGCCTATACGTTCGACGGCGCCAAAGCCAAGAGCCGGCACAGAGTCCAGTACTTCGAAATCGGCGGCAACCGCGCAATCTACGCGGATGGCTGGTTTGCCGCTACCGTCCACTCGGTGCCCTGGGAGCCAAAGCCCCGCGCGACCCTCCTTGAAGACAAATGGGAACTCTACGATACGCGCAATGATTTCAGCCTGTCCAACGATCTGGCAGCCAGGATTCCTAAAAAGCTTAAAGAGTTGCAAGGTCTTTTCCTGAAGGAAGCAGTTAAGTACCACGTATTGCCCATTGATGATCGCCGGGTCGAACGCCTCAATCCTGCGATTGCCGGGAGGCCTGATTTGATGGGCAGTCGCACCTCGCTCACAGTCTATGAAGGCATGACCGGAATGTCGGAAAACGTGTTCATCAACACGAAGAACCGCTCCCACACGATCACAGCGGAGGTAGAAATTTCCGAGGGCGGCGCAAACGGCGTGATCCTGGCCCAGGCCGGCCGGTTTGGCGGTTGGAGCCTCTATCTTAAAGATGGCAAACCGGTCTACACGTACAATTTTCTCGGCCTGGAGCGGTTCAATATTGCGGCGGCCCAGCCGCTGACTCCGGGCAAGGCGACGATCCGGTATGAGTTCGCATCCGATGGTCCCGGGATGGGCAAGGGCGGCACGGGCACGATCCTTGTCAACGGGCAGAAGGCCGCCGAAGGACGAATCGAGCATACGCAATGTTGTGGCTACTCAGCTGACGAAGGCGCCGATGTCGGAGTGGACGAGGGTACGCCGGTCACGGAGGACTACAAGGAACGAGACAATCAGTTCACCGGCAAGATTCACAGCATCACCATCGAGGTGAAGGAGACGAAGACAGCCGATACGAACGAAATGAAACAGGCCTTGCACGAGACGGCCCGGCGCAAGACGCTGTCCGACTGA
- a CDS encoding ankyrin repeat domain-containing protein, with amino-acid sequence MAAAPVAYGDDPLDCFDLLKAARRNDTAVLRQALQTSIPVDCRNDQKQTPLLVATMHNSVDTARLLIEAGADVNAQDDRQDSPLLYAGAEGRTEILALILKARPNFKVYNRFGGTALIPACERGHVEAVHLLVKTSVDLNHVNRLGWTALLETVILGQGGPRHQAIVRLLIEAGTDLNLPDKGGVTALQHAQRKGHRDIEVMLREAGAR; translated from the coding sequence ATGGCGGCAGCGCCCGTCGCCTACGGCGACGATCCGCTCGACTGTTTCGACCTCCTGAAGGCCGCACGGCGCAACGACACCGCGGTCCTCCGCCAAGCCTTGCAAACGTCGATACCGGTTGACTGCCGGAACGATCAGAAACAAACACCTCTCCTCGTGGCGACGATGCACAACTCCGTCGACACAGCCCGGCTCTTGATCGAGGCCGGAGCGGACGTGAACGCGCAAGACGACCGTCAAGACAGCCCGCTCCTGTATGCCGGAGCAGAGGGACGGACGGAGATCCTTGCCCTGATTCTGAAAGCCCGGCCTAACTTTAAAGTCTACAATCGCTTCGGGGGTACGGCGCTCATTCCAGCCTGCGAGCGGGGCCATGTCGAGGCGGTACACCTGTTGGTAAAGACCTCCGTCGATCTCAATCACGTGAATCGGTTGGGATGGACCGCGCTGTTGGAAACGGTGATTCTCGGGCAGGGCGGGCCGCGTCATCAGGCCATCGTTCGGCTCCTCATCGAGGCTGGCACCGATCTCAACCTCCCGGACAAAGGCGGTGTCACGGCCTTGCAACATGCGCAACGAAAGGGCCACCGCGACATCGAGGTCATGCTACGAGAGGCGGGAGCACGGTAA
- a CDS encoding formylglycine-generating enzyme family protein, with protein MGTLVLGGLAVAGWWGWSKGTSRWSPVPSLTCDMGISAAKANRGVEPQTSQLVSESPRTIPTASQQTPEGMVWIPGGEFWMGADDFPDAQPWHRVYVDGFWMDKTEVTNEQFAKFVKATDYVTVAERAPRAEDFPGAPPENLVAGSVVFSPPDHPVKLNDHFQWWSYVNGADWQHPEGPKSSIKGRERYPVVHIAYEDALAYAKWAGKRLPTEAEFEFAQRGRLDRKPYAWGDEFKPGGQFMANTFQGHFPDKNTKEDGYAAVAPVASFPPNGYGLYDMAGNVWEWTSDWYRHDYYRLLVGQGLVTRNPQGPVDSFDPSEPGVKKKVHKGGSFLCTDQYCARYIAGGRGKGEPDTGTNHLGFRLVRPGADAP; from the coding sequence ATGGGAACCCTGGTCCTCGGCGGACTCGCCGTTGCCGGATGGTGGGGCTGGTCCAAAGGTACGTCCCGCTGGTCTCCGGTGCCCTCCCTGACCTGTGACATGGGCATTTCTGCGGCGAAAGCAAATCGCGGTGTCGAACCTCAAACCTCACAGCTCGTCAGCGAGTCCCCACGTACGATCCCGACAGCGTCGCAACAGACCCCTGAGGGCATGGTCTGGATTCCGGGCGGCGAGTTCTGGATGGGGGCGGATGACTTTCCCGATGCGCAGCCGTGGCATCGCGTCTATGTGGACGGTTTTTGGATGGATAAGACGGAAGTCACGAACGAGCAGTTTGCGAAGTTCGTCAAGGCAACGGATTACGTCACGGTGGCCGAGCGCGCGCCGCGCGCGGAGGATTTCCCCGGCGCGCCGCCCGAGAATCTCGTTGCCGGTTCGGTGGTCTTCTCGCCGCCCGACCATCCGGTGAAGCTGAACGATCACTTCCAATGGTGGAGTTATGTGAACGGAGCGGACTGGCAGCACCCTGAAGGCCCGAAGAGTTCCATCAAAGGCCGCGAGCGATATCCCGTTGTCCATATCGCCTACGAAGACGCGCTGGCCTATGCGAAATGGGCCGGGAAGCGTCTGCCGACCGAAGCTGAATTCGAGTTCGCCCAGCGAGGAAGGCTCGACCGCAAGCCCTACGCTTGGGGCGACGAGTTCAAGCCCGGCGGTCAGTTCATGGCCAATACCTTCCAGGGGCACTTCCCGGACAAAAACACAAAGGAAGACGGCTATGCGGCTGTCGCACCGGTGGCTTCCTTCCCGCCGAATGGTTACGGGCTTTATGACATGGCCGGAAACGTCTGGGAATGGACGAGTGATTGGTATCGCCACGACTACTATCGGTTGTTGGTCGGTCAGGGACTCGTTACACGCAATCCGCAAGGACCGGTCGACAGCTTCGACCCCAGTGAACCAGGCGTGAAGAAGAAAGTGCATAAGGGCGGGTCGTTTTTGTGTACGGACCAGTATTGCGCGCGCTACATCGCCGGCGGGCGTGGGAAAGGCGAACCGGATACGGGTACAAACCATCTCGGATTCCGGCTGGTGCGACCTGGAGCTGATGCGCCATGA
- a CDS encoding DUF4136 domain-containing protein: MNIRASWPSVMLLCWALYGCTTIDVKTDFDPSADFSRFRTFAFVGLTDLNQGGVLNNSLTRKRLETILSRELSQKGLRQVGLEDHPDLLVHYWVGIKEKQRVESTGPTVGAYGWRGGYGWGAGYSGVTTYEYKEGTLITDLVEPVKNELVWRATMVANLEDTARENIVLVERAIAKAYKDYPPKPAAK, translated from the coding sequence ATGAACATTCGAGCATCCTGGCCCTCTGTCATGCTCCTCTGTTGGGCTCTCTACGGCTGCACCACCATCGACGTCAAGACCGACTTTGATCCGTCGGCGGACTTCTCGCGATTCCGGACCTTTGCCTTTGTCGGGCTCACGGACCTGAATCAAGGCGGAGTGCTCAACAACTCCCTGACTCGCAAGCGGCTTGAAACGATCCTCTCGCGGGAGCTCTCTCAGAAAGGGCTCCGGCAGGTCGGGTTGGAGGATCATCCCGACCTCCTTGTCCATTACTGGGTGGGGATCAAGGAGAAGCAGCGGGTCGAGAGCACCGGCCCCACCGTCGGGGCCTATGGATGGCGCGGGGGATACGGTTGGGGAGCGGGGTACAGCGGCGTCACGACCTACGAGTACAAGGAAGGGACGTTGATTACCGACCTCGTGGAACCGGTCAAGAATGAACTGGTCTGGCGGGCCACAATGGTGGCCAACCTTGAAGATACGGCACGAGAGAATATCGTGCTGGTCGAACGGGCCATCGCCAAGGCGTACAAGGACTATCCGCCAAAGCCCGCGGCCAAGTAA
- a CDS encoding SemiSWEET family sugar transporter, producing MSLTEVIGFVAGFGTTFAALPDLLAMLKRRSCKGMNPTMAAIMGTFQILWVYYGWLIGSRPVMVWNVVAVAINFLMVGSYVHFTRLERK from the coding sequence ATGTCATTGACCGAAGTGATCGGATTTGTGGCTGGATTCGGGACGACTTTTGCGGCACTTCCCGACCTGTTGGCCATGCTCAAGCGGAGGTCCTGCAAGGGGATGAACCCGACCATGGCGGCCATCATGGGCACCTTTCAGATCCTGTGGGTCTACTATGGATGGTTGATCGGCTCACGGCCCGTGATGGTCTGGAACGTCGTGGCCGTGGCGATCAACTTTCTCATGGTCGGGTCCTATGTCCATTTCACCCGGCTGGAAAGGAAGTAG
- a CDS encoding lipocalin family protein, whose protein sequence is MFWRHPTVRIILTAGLFAGIAGALGCTIHPPLITARHVDLSRYAGTWYEIARFPERFQRNCVATQAHYTPLDDGTIKVVNRCRTRSFDGEVQSIEGTAHVVEPSTNARLKVKFGVLAQGDYWILEVDQEYRYALVGTPDRNHLWILSRTPVMSDEVYRGLRSRAADQGFPVERLLKTPQPA, encoded by the coding sequence ATGTTTTGGCGTCACCCCACGGTTCGAATCATTCTGACAGCCGGTCTCTTTGCAGGCATTGCGGGAGCGCTCGGGTGTACGATCCATCCTCCCTTAATCACCGCCCGGCATGTCGACCTGTCCCGATATGCAGGGACCTGGTATGAAATCGCCAGGTTCCCCGAACGGTTTCAACGGAATTGCGTCGCCACTCAGGCTCACTACACTCCGTTGGATGACGGCACGATCAAGGTCGTCAATCGCTGTCGCACCCGCTCGTTCGACGGGGAGGTGCAGAGCATCGAGGGAACGGCCCATGTCGTCGAGCCGAGCACCAACGCCCGGCTGAAGGTGAAATTCGGAGTATTGGCACAGGGAGATTACTGGATTCTTGAGGTGGATCAGGAGTACCGCTATGCGCTGGTCGGCACTCCCGACCGCAACCATTTGTGGATCCTGAGCCGCACGCCCGTCATGAGTGATGAGGTCTATCGCGGGCTTCGATCACGGGCGGCGGATCAAGGTTTCCCGGTCGAGCGCCTGCTCAAAACACCGCAGCCGGCATGA